Proteins encoded within one genomic window of Manis pentadactyla isolate mManPen7 chromosome 4, mManPen7.hap1, whole genome shotgun sequence:
- the MINK1 gene encoding misshapen-like kinase 1 isoform X10 — protein sequence MGDPAPARSLDDIDLSALRDPAGIFELVEVVGNGTYGQVYKGRHVKTGQLAAIKVMDVTEDEEEEIKQEINMLKKYSHHRNIATYYGAFIKKSPPGNDDQLWLVMEFCGAGSVTDLVKNTKGNALKEDCIAYICREILRGLAHLHAHKVIHRDIKGQNVLLTENAEVKLVDFGVSAQLDRTVGRRNTFIGTPYWMAPEVIACDENPDATYDYRSDIWSLGITAIEMAEGAPPLCDMHPMRALFLIPRNPPPRLKSKKWSKKFIDFIDTCLIKTYLSRPPTEQLLKFPFIRDQPTERQVRIQLKDHIDRSRKKRGEKEETEYEYSGSEEEDDSHGEEGEPSSIMNVPGESTLRREFLRLQQENKSNSEALKQQLQQPPPRDPEAHIKHLLHQRQRRIEEQKEERRRVEEQQRREREQRKLQEKEQQRLEDMQALRREEERRQAEREQEYKRKQLEEQRQSERLQRQLQQEHAYLKSLQQQQLPRPQPAPPGDRTPLPHCGRGAGKPAWAREVEERTRMNKQQNSPLAKTKPSSTGPEPLTPQASPGPPGPLSQTPPMQRPVEPQEGPHKSLQDQPTRNLAAFPASHDPDPAVPIPTATPSARGAVIRQNSDPTSEGPGPSPNTPAWVRPDNEAPPKVPQRTSSIATALNTSGAGGSRAAQAVRARPRSNSAWQIYLQRRAERGTPKPPGPPAQPPGPPNACSNPDLRRSDPGWERSDSVLPASHGHLPQAGSLERNHVAASSKLDSSPVLSPGNKAKPEDHRSRPGRPADFVLMKERTLDEAPRPPKKAMDYSSSSEDVESSEDEEEESNGEPSEGSRDTPGTRSDGDTDSVSTMVVHDVEEIAGTQTPYGGGTMVVQRTPEEERSLLHADSNGYTNLPDVVQPSHSPTESSKGQSPPLKDGGSDYQSRGLVKAPGKSSFTMFVDLGIYQPGGSGDTIPITALVGGEGSRLDQLQYDVRKGSVVNVNPTNTRAHSETPEIRKYKKRFNSEILCAALWGVNLLVGTENGLMLLDRSGQGKVYGLIGRRRFQQMDVLEGLNLLITISGKRNKLRVYYLSWLRNKILHNDPEVEKKQGWTTVGDMEGCGHYRVVKYERIKFLVIALKNSVEVYAWAPKPYHKFMAFKSFADLPHRPLLVDLTVEEGQRLKVIYGSSAGFHAVDVDSGNSYDIYIPVHIQSQITPHAIIFLPNTDGMEMLLCYEDEGVYVNTYGRIIKDVVLQWGEMPTSVAYICSNQIMGWGEKAIEIRSVETGHLDGVFMHKRAQRLKFLCERNDKVFFASVRSGGSSQVYFMTLNRNCIMNW from the exons GACCCTGCTGGAATATTTGAACTGGTGGAGGTGGTTGGCAATGGAACCTATGGACAGGTGTACAAG GGTCGGCATGTCAAGACTGGGCAGCTGGCTGCCATCAAGGTCATGGACGTCACGGAG GATGAGGAGGAAGAGATCAAACAGGAGATCAACATGTTGAAAAAATATTCTCACCACCGAAACATTGCCACTTACTACGGGGCCTTCATCAAGAAGAGCCCCCCTGGAAACGATGATCAGCTCTGG CTGGTGATGGAGTTCTGTGGTGCTGGCTCTGTGACGGATCTGGTAAAGAACACAAAAGGGAATGCCCTGAAAGAGGACTGTATTGCCTACATCTGCAGGGAGATTCTCCGG GGTCTGGCCCACCTCCATGCCCATAAGGTGATCCATCGGGACATCAAGGGGCAGAACGTGCTGTTGACAGAGAATGCCGAGGTCAAGCTAG TGGATTTTGGGGTGAGTGCTCAGCTGGACCGCACTGTGGGCAGGCGGAACACTTTCATCGGGACCCCCTACTGGATGGCCCCGGAAGTCATTGCCTGTGATGAGAACCCTGATGCCACCTACGATTACAGG AGTGACATTTGGTCTCTAGGAATCACAGCCATCGAGATGGCAGAGGGAGCCCCCC CTCTGTGTGATATGCACCCCATGAGAGCCCTCTTCCTCATCCCTCGAAACCCACCCCCCAGGCTCAAGTCCAAGAAATG GTCTAAGAAGTTCATTGACTTCATTGACACATGTCTCATCAAGACGTACCTGAGCCGCCCACCTACTGAGCAGCTGCTGAAGTTCCCCTTCATCCGCGACCAGCCCACAGAGCGGCAGGTCCGCATCCAGCTCAAGGACCACATCGACAGATCCCGGAAGAAGCGAGGCGAGAAAG AGGAGACAGAATATGAATACAGTGGCAGTGAAGAGGAAGATGACAGCCACGGAGAGGAAGGAGAGCCAAG CTCCATCATGAACGTGCCCGGCGAGTCCACCCTGCGTCGGGAGTTTCTCCGGCTCCAGCAGGAGAACAAGAGCAACTCTGAGGCCCTGAAGCAGCAGTTGCAGCAGCCGCCGCCGCGGGACCCCGAGGCTCACATCAAACACCTGCTGCACCAGCGGCAGCGCCGCATCGAGGAGCAGAAGGAGGAGCGGCGGCGCGTGGAGGAG CAACAACGGCGGGAGCGGGAGCAGCGGAAGTTGCAAGAGAAGGAGCAGCAGCGGCTGGAGGACATGCAGGCCCTgcggagggaggaggagaggcgGCAGGCTGAGCGCGAGCAG GAGTACAAGCGGAAGCAGCTGGAGGAGCAGCGGCAGTCGGAGCGGCTCCAGCGACAGCTGCAGCAGGAGCACGCCTACCTCAAGtccctgcagcagcagcagctcccGAGGCCGCAGCCGGCGCCGCCTGGGGACCGGACGCCCTTGCCCCACTGTGGCCGCGGCGCCGGCAAGCCGGCCTGGGCGCGCGAG GTGGAGGAACGAACGAGGATGAACAAGCAGCAGAACTCTCCCTTGGCCAAGACCAAGCCAAGCAGCACAGGACCAGAGCCCCTCACACCCCAGGCCTCCCCCGGGCCTCCAGGACCCCTTTCCCAAACTCCTCCTATGCAGAGGCCAGTGGAGCCGCAGGAGGGACCGCACAAG TCCCTGCAGGACCAGCCCACCCGAAACCTGGCTGCCTTCCCAGCCTCCCACGACCCTGACCCTGCAGTCCCCATACCCACTGCCACGCCCAGTGCCCGAGGAGCTGTCATCCGCCAGAATTCAGATCCCACCTCTGAAGGTCCTGGTCCCAGCCCCAACACCCCAGCCTGGGTCCGGCCAGATAATGAGGCCCCCCCGAAG GTGCCTCAGAGGACCTCATCTATTGCCACTGCCCTTAACACCAGTGGGGCCGGAGGGTCCCGGGCTGCTCAGGCTGTCCGTGCCAG ACCTCGCAGCAACTCCGCCTGGCAAATCTATCTGCAAAGGCGGGCAGAGCGGGGCACCCCCAAGCCTCCAGGGCCCCCTGCTCAGCCCCCTGGCCCGCCCAACGCCTGTAG TAACCCCGACCTCAGGAGGAGCGACCCTGGTTGGGAGCGATCGGACAGTGTCCTCCCAGCCTCTCACGGGCACCTCCCCCAGGCTGGCTCACTGGAGAGGAACCATGTGGCAG CCTCCTCCAAACTGGATAGCTCCCCCGTGCTCTCCCCTGGGAACAAAGCCAAGCCTGAAGACCACCGCTCACGGCCAGGCCGGCCTGCA GATTTTGTGTTGATGAAAGAGCGAACCCTGGATGAGGCCCCCCGGCCTCCCAAGAAGGCCATGGACTACTCATCGTCAAGTGAAGATGTGGAGAGCAgtgaggatgaggaggaggaaaGCAATGGCGAGCCTTCAGAGGGGAGCAGAGATACCCCTGGGACCCG CAGTGATGGAGACACGGACAGTGTCAGCACCATGGTGGTCCACGATGTGGAGGAGATAGCCGGGACCCAGACACCCTATGGGGGTGGCACCATGGTGGTCCAGCGT ACCCCCGAAGAGGAGCGGAGCCTGCTGCATGCTGATAGCAATGGCTACACAAACCTGCCAGATGTGGTCCAGCCTAGCCACTCGCCTACTGAGAGCAGCAAAGGTCAAAGCCCCCCCTTGAAGGATGGAGGCAGTGAC TACCAGTCTCGTGGGCTGGTAAAGGCCCCTGGCAAGAGCTCATTCACGATGTTTGTGGACCTAGGGATCTACCAGCCCGGAGGTAGTGGGGACACCATCCCCATCACAG CCCTAGTGGGTGGAGAGGGCAGTCGGCTCGATCAGCTACAGTATGATGTGCGGAAAGGCTCTGTGGTCAACGTGAACCCCACCAACACCCGGGCCCACAGTGAAACCCCTGAGATTCGGAAGTACAAGAAACGATTCAATTCTGAGATCCTGTGCGCAGCCCTTTGGG GCGTCAACCTGCTGGTGGGCACGGAGAACGGGCTGATGTTGCTGGACCGAAGCGGCCAGGGAAAGGTGTATGGACTCATTGGGCGGCGACGCTTCCAGCAAATGGATGTGCTGGAAGGACTCAACTTGCTCATCACTATCTCAG GGAAAAGGAACAAACTGCGGGTGTATTACCTGTCCTGGCTCCGGAACAAGATTCTGCATAATGACCCGGAAGTGGAGAAGAAGCAGGGATGGACCACCGTTGGGGACATGGAGGGCTGCGGGCACTACCGTGTTG TGAAATATGAACGCATTAAGTTCCTGGTCATTGCCCTGAAGAACTCGGTGGAGGTGTATGCGTGGGCCCCCAAACCCTACCACAAATTCATGGCCTTCAAG TCCTTCGCTGACCTCCCTCACCGCCCCCTGCTGGTCGACCTCACAGTAGAGGAGGGACAGCGGCTCAAGGTTATCTATGGCTCCAGTGCCGGCTTCCATGCTGTGGATGTCGACTCGGGGAACAGCTATGACATCTACATCCCTGTACAT ATCCAGAGCCAGATCACAcctcatgccatcatctttctCCCCAACACGGATGGCATGGAAATGTTGCTGTGCTATGAGGATGAAGGCGTCTACGTTAACACATATGGGCGGATCATTAAGGATGTGGTGCTGCAGTGGGGAGAGATGCCCACCTCTGTGG CCTACATCTGCTCCAACCAGATCATGGGCTGGGGTGAGAAAGCCATTGAGATCCGCTCTGTGGAGACAGGCCACCTGGACGGGGTCTTCATGCACAAACGAGCCCAGAGGCTCAAGTTCCTGTGTGAGCGCAATGACAAG GTGTTTTTTGCCTCAGTCCGCTCTGGGGGCAGCAGTCAAGTTTACTTCATGACTCTGAACCGTAACTGCATCATGAACTGGTGA
- the MINK1 gene encoding misshapen-like kinase 1 isoform X11 — MGDPAPARSLDDIDLSALRDPAGIFELVEVVGNGTYGQVYKGRHVKTGQLAAIKVMDVTEDEEEEIKQEINMLKKYSHHRNIATYYGAFIKKSPPGNDDQLWLVMEFCGAGSVTDLVKNTKGNALKEDCIAYICREILRGLAHLHAHKVIHRDIKGQNVLLTENAEVKLVDFGVSAQLDRTVGRRNTFIGTPYWMAPEVIACDENPDATYDYRSDIWSLGITAIEMAEGAPPLCDMHPMRALFLIPRNPPPRLKSKKWSKKFIDFIDTCLIKTYLSRPPTEQLLKFPFIRDQPTERQVRIQLKDHIDRSRKKRGEKEETEYEYSGSEEEDDSHGEEGEPSSIMNVPGESTLRREFLRLQQENKSNSEALKQQLQQPPPRDPEAHIKHLLHQRQRRIEEQKEERRRVEEQQRREREQRKLQEKEQQRLEDMQALRREEERRQAEREQEYKRKQLEEQRQSERLQRQLQQEHAYLKSLQQQQLPRPQPAPPGDRTPLPHCGRGAGKPAWAREVEERTRMNKQQNSPLAKTKPSSTGPEPLTPQASPGPPGPLSQTPPMQRPVEPQEGPHKSLQDQPTRNLAAFPASHDPDPAVPIPTATPSARGAVIRQNSDPTSEGPGPSPNTPAWVRPDNEAPPKVPQRTSSIATALNTSGAGGSRAAQAVRARPRSNSAWQIYLQRRAERGTPKPPGPPAQPPGPPNACSNPDLRRSDPGWERSDSVLPASHGHLPQAGSLERNHVAASSKLDSSPVLSPGNKAKPEDHRSRPGRPADFVLMKERTLDEAPRPPKKAMDYSSSSEDVESSEDEEEESNGEPSEGSRDTPGTRDGDTDSVSTMVVHDVEEIAGTQTPYGGGTMVVQRTPEEERSLLHADSNGYTNLPDVVQPSHSPTESSKGQSPPLKDGGSDYQSRGLVKAPGKSSFTMFVDLGIYQPGGSGDTIPITALVGGEGSRLDQLQYDVRKGSVVNVNPTNTRAHSETPEIRKYKKRFNSEILCAALWGVNLLVGTENGLMLLDRSGQGKVYGLIGRRRFQQMDVLEGLNLLITISGKRNKLRVYYLSWLRNKILHNDPEVEKKQGWTTVGDMEGCGHYRVVKYERIKFLVIALKNSVEVYAWAPKPYHKFMAFKSFADLPHRPLLVDLTVEEGQRLKVIYGSSAGFHAVDVDSGNSYDIYIPVHIQSQITPHAIIFLPNTDGMEMLLCYEDEGVYVNTYGRIIKDVVLQWGEMPTSVAYICSNQIMGWGEKAIEIRSVETGHLDGVFMHKRAQRLKFLCERNDKVFFASVRSGGSSQVYFMTLNRNCIMNW, encoded by the exons GACCCTGCTGGAATATTTGAACTGGTGGAGGTGGTTGGCAATGGAACCTATGGACAGGTGTACAAG GGTCGGCATGTCAAGACTGGGCAGCTGGCTGCCATCAAGGTCATGGACGTCACGGAG GATGAGGAGGAAGAGATCAAACAGGAGATCAACATGTTGAAAAAATATTCTCACCACCGAAACATTGCCACTTACTACGGGGCCTTCATCAAGAAGAGCCCCCCTGGAAACGATGATCAGCTCTGG CTGGTGATGGAGTTCTGTGGTGCTGGCTCTGTGACGGATCTGGTAAAGAACACAAAAGGGAATGCCCTGAAAGAGGACTGTATTGCCTACATCTGCAGGGAGATTCTCCGG GGTCTGGCCCACCTCCATGCCCATAAGGTGATCCATCGGGACATCAAGGGGCAGAACGTGCTGTTGACAGAGAATGCCGAGGTCAAGCTAG TGGATTTTGGGGTGAGTGCTCAGCTGGACCGCACTGTGGGCAGGCGGAACACTTTCATCGGGACCCCCTACTGGATGGCCCCGGAAGTCATTGCCTGTGATGAGAACCCTGATGCCACCTACGATTACAGG AGTGACATTTGGTCTCTAGGAATCACAGCCATCGAGATGGCAGAGGGAGCCCCCC CTCTGTGTGATATGCACCCCATGAGAGCCCTCTTCCTCATCCCTCGAAACCCACCCCCCAGGCTCAAGTCCAAGAAATG GTCTAAGAAGTTCATTGACTTCATTGACACATGTCTCATCAAGACGTACCTGAGCCGCCCACCTACTGAGCAGCTGCTGAAGTTCCCCTTCATCCGCGACCAGCCCACAGAGCGGCAGGTCCGCATCCAGCTCAAGGACCACATCGACAGATCCCGGAAGAAGCGAGGCGAGAAAG AGGAGACAGAATATGAATACAGTGGCAGTGAAGAGGAAGATGACAGCCACGGAGAGGAAGGAGAGCCAAG CTCCATCATGAACGTGCCCGGCGAGTCCACCCTGCGTCGGGAGTTTCTCCGGCTCCAGCAGGAGAACAAGAGCAACTCTGAGGCCCTGAAGCAGCAGTTGCAGCAGCCGCCGCCGCGGGACCCCGAGGCTCACATCAAACACCTGCTGCACCAGCGGCAGCGCCGCATCGAGGAGCAGAAGGAGGAGCGGCGGCGCGTGGAGGAG CAACAACGGCGGGAGCGGGAGCAGCGGAAGTTGCAAGAGAAGGAGCAGCAGCGGCTGGAGGACATGCAGGCCCTgcggagggaggaggagaggcgGCAGGCTGAGCGCGAGCAG GAGTACAAGCGGAAGCAGCTGGAGGAGCAGCGGCAGTCGGAGCGGCTCCAGCGACAGCTGCAGCAGGAGCACGCCTACCTCAAGtccctgcagcagcagcagctcccGAGGCCGCAGCCGGCGCCGCCTGGGGACCGGACGCCCTTGCCCCACTGTGGCCGCGGCGCCGGCAAGCCGGCCTGGGCGCGCGAG GTGGAGGAACGAACGAGGATGAACAAGCAGCAGAACTCTCCCTTGGCCAAGACCAAGCCAAGCAGCACAGGACCAGAGCCCCTCACACCCCAGGCCTCCCCCGGGCCTCCAGGACCCCTTTCCCAAACTCCTCCTATGCAGAGGCCAGTGGAGCCGCAGGAGGGACCGCACAAG TCCCTGCAGGACCAGCCCACCCGAAACCTGGCTGCCTTCCCAGCCTCCCACGACCCTGACCCTGCAGTCCCCATACCCACTGCCACGCCCAGTGCCCGAGGAGCTGTCATCCGCCAGAATTCAGATCCCACCTCTGAAGGTCCTGGTCCCAGCCCCAACACCCCAGCCTGGGTCCGGCCAGATAATGAGGCCCCCCCGAAG GTGCCTCAGAGGACCTCATCTATTGCCACTGCCCTTAACACCAGTGGGGCCGGAGGGTCCCGGGCTGCTCAGGCTGTCCGTGCCAG ACCTCGCAGCAACTCCGCCTGGCAAATCTATCTGCAAAGGCGGGCAGAGCGGGGCACCCCCAAGCCTCCAGGGCCCCCTGCTCAGCCCCCTGGCCCGCCCAACGCCTGTAG TAACCCCGACCTCAGGAGGAGCGACCCTGGTTGGGAGCGATCGGACAGTGTCCTCCCAGCCTCTCACGGGCACCTCCCCCAGGCTGGCTCACTGGAGAGGAACCATGTGGCAG CCTCCTCCAAACTGGATAGCTCCCCCGTGCTCTCCCCTGGGAACAAAGCCAAGCCTGAAGACCACCGCTCACGGCCAGGCCGGCCTGCA GATTTTGTGTTGATGAAAGAGCGAACCCTGGATGAGGCCCCCCGGCCTCCCAAGAAGGCCATGGACTACTCATCGTCAAGTGAAGATGTGGAGAGCAgtgaggatgaggaggaggaaaGCAATGGCGAGCCTTCAGAGGGGAGCAGAGATACCCCTGGGACCCG TGATGGAGACACGGACAGTGTCAGCACCATGGTGGTCCACGATGTGGAGGAGATAGCCGGGACCCAGACACCCTATGGGGGTGGCACCATGGTGGTCCAGCGT ACCCCCGAAGAGGAGCGGAGCCTGCTGCATGCTGATAGCAATGGCTACACAAACCTGCCAGATGTGGTCCAGCCTAGCCACTCGCCTACTGAGAGCAGCAAAGGTCAAAGCCCCCCCTTGAAGGATGGAGGCAGTGAC TACCAGTCTCGTGGGCTGGTAAAGGCCCCTGGCAAGAGCTCATTCACGATGTTTGTGGACCTAGGGATCTACCAGCCCGGAGGTAGTGGGGACACCATCCCCATCACAG CCCTAGTGGGTGGAGAGGGCAGTCGGCTCGATCAGCTACAGTATGATGTGCGGAAAGGCTCTGTGGTCAACGTGAACCCCACCAACACCCGGGCCCACAGTGAAACCCCTGAGATTCGGAAGTACAAGAAACGATTCAATTCTGAGATCCTGTGCGCAGCCCTTTGGG GCGTCAACCTGCTGGTGGGCACGGAGAACGGGCTGATGTTGCTGGACCGAAGCGGCCAGGGAAAGGTGTATGGACTCATTGGGCGGCGACGCTTCCAGCAAATGGATGTGCTGGAAGGACTCAACTTGCTCATCACTATCTCAG GGAAAAGGAACAAACTGCGGGTGTATTACCTGTCCTGGCTCCGGAACAAGATTCTGCATAATGACCCGGAAGTGGAGAAGAAGCAGGGATGGACCACCGTTGGGGACATGGAGGGCTGCGGGCACTACCGTGTTG TGAAATATGAACGCATTAAGTTCCTGGTCATTGCCCTGAAGAACTCGGTGGAGGTGTATGCGTGGGCCCCCAAACCCTACCACAAATTCATGGCCTTCAAG TCCTTCGCTGACCTCCCTCACCGCCCCCTGCTGGTCGACCTCACAGTAGAGGAGGGACAGCGGCTCAAGGTTATCTATGGCTCCAGTGCCGGCTTCCATGCTGTGGATGTCGACTCGGGGAACAGCTATGACATCTACATCCCTGTACAT ATCCAGAGCCAGATCACAcctcatgccatcatctttctCCCCAACACGGATGGCATGGAAATGTTGCTGTGCTATGAGGATGAAGGCGTCTACGTTAACACATATGGGCGGATCATTAAGGATGTGGTGCTGCAGTGGGGAGAGATGCCCACCTCTGTGG CCTACATCTGCTCCAACCAGATCATGGGCTGGGGTGAGAAAGCCATTGAGATCCGCTCTGTGGAGACAGGCCACCTGGACGGGGTCTTCATGCACAAACGAGCCCAGAGGCTCAAGTTCCTGTGTGAGCGCAATGACAAG GTGTTTTTTGCCTCAGTCCGCTCTGGGGGCAGCAGTCAAGTTTACTTCATGACTCTGAACCGTAACTGCATCATGAACTGGTGA